The following are from one region of the Trichoderma breve strain T069 chromosome 5, whole genome shotgun sequence genome:
- a CDS encoding ankyrin repeats (3 copies) domain-containing protein, whose amino-acid sequence MSLEVQRSTTVRRSANVQRSGTRKGPNPNLNPAAPKKQKGYEIVQQGIKELYPLDKGNIVPDLDCHSIVFVPGLGANPEDSWKSSKTDFNWTTHADGLQRDFPRARLLLYMYDSAWTGQLKVKQFMGNIAMGLLVGLRSKREKCQRRPIVFIGHSMGGLVVAKAITIADSRRDLFPIMFEAITACIFFGTPFSEKVDVAFSSKLLELMKPGDEELRQLKHDFMRLVGKINPKIDLFCFWEEHPTDFSQMAGLPSLFGLTKNLIPKQYAEFVNRDSATLPGVEELGLACNHRDLVKFDGPKDDRWTQMVRDPVKKIIHGAQLSVRNRLNSVRDIDRAMISGIMEALDGAQVQKKRKTLSQSFTPSSWIPQEAEYLEWLRYTGDGDKEKPPQTVDFLYVRGREGRGKTNAAMAALQGIEKLIRENEENDTGQGPILLVYFFCDTTTDYSTAEDVLKSVIRQLINQQETLAPYAKIFTKKKGKDDASRSQQAQITVENMWQSIQDMLADEFIGSRVYFVLNNLHALPAESDSTIKLMKFIAGELEALGSVGSRRVPTRWFITSRESHNVDAALKVDGVRVIDLEDSRYENQVQLELRKHAKKMITAIGEQKQYNKALAYFASSLVGKRAQNTQWIDITCIQLGELSNTESDLRVRKILENMPQDLKTLLDHSWRQIFELNETHVEKIKEILRALVLTYEDPTESELSLLAGLSSTDQEKGELRKLIEQCKPLLYLKRTSKADSVVCFVNIIVKTHLSENAKELLGLSKEEIKWQHGVIALRCFTHIKDTLDFPMPDPVPKESAAEISDKDEQHNPDQEDAQSENASAAEQVDDEEDEEEEDGDDDDDDDEYSDSEEMYEEEDEEDEEEDDPEAEMAKDKALAYTVKHWLHHASNATLEIAEDLSFEDDFWKPDSTIRRRWMIEYARMTTTFDNFDYKTLNGLHVAAAIGFRQLVAALIRNGHEAEIKERDSLVNTPLHFAAYLGRPNIVEELLNRGAVIDDAAEIHEQTPLHMASFGGHIQVMKKLLLRGADPNAVANDIGPVVNAAISSGSREAVELLVEHNVSLTFKSDDEDVPCPLALAALLADYSMFEYLIESYADKLPPQDYSAALIAAAAAGRIEVFNKLLNFGHETDVFQSALDSAVEEWNWDIVKSLLDHRQGLDVNGLFTEAATCSEPQDKMLQLAWEYANGSITQETLSDALYNATDREKVTTVRLLLQSFGANPNATGEEYGTALTAAAFDGIMEMVQLLLDAGADINDENGWALQTAAAEGHYEIVQELINRGAEVNACTENANFAAGTALQGACESSRSDIVSLLLEKGANPNLGLGTDSPPIVAACQRGEAHILEMLVNAKADLDVFGGYDSSTPLINAAAYLPKESLQVLLNAGADINLPDNDGDTALIVAAGRGDVEAVTFLLDNGADIMHSSKRNKNALQTAFEATQQSEDEDQDEFVGSSSEQWQCLGVLVNRVTVLLDALKTAADSGNVTLESIIRSANVSKQGLPYEDEHPKISELNAMPDSAVQLNDGDDAASDPQPNENTNSEPAIAIDSQTVVEATVETTVEAAPETASPDIEPSTYPEVFSVSAVAEATHALFTSQTPVPMSPPQANYDAASIQPTNSWSPHEPSAFIPKRESIASIRDVSAQMAVPAPLEVIRRKPAPQHVQRADPGAHFQAPMPQAGIPYSSPSQQSPPPMNNPTEQFTAYPGQTGAHPYGQYHNMEVYNNSNTSDAQNQDTKRYSAYDGSIPARYGGYSSQTAQPPPDRARQSYQGQGYPNYYNQQQRYYGSNSDISFHNEGSGQEKPPTTEESRFY is encoded by the exons ATGTCTCTTGAAGTACAGCGATCGACAACCGTGCGGCGGTCGGCAAATGTCCAGCGATCAGGAACACGAAAAGGACCCAATCCCAACCTAAACCCAGCCGCgccgaagaagcaaaagggctACGAAATTGTGCAGCAAGGCATCAAAGAGCTGTATCCACTTGATAAAGGGAACATTGTTCCCGATCTCGA CTGTCATAGCATTGTGTTTGTCCCAGGATTAGGAGCCAATCCAGAAGATAGCTGGAAGTCTAGTAAGACTGATTTCAACTGGACCACACACGCAGATGGCTTGCAAAGAGATTTCCCACGGGCTCGATTGCTGCTCTATATGTACGATTCAGCATGGACGGGCCAACTAAAGGTGAAGCAATTCATGGGCAATATTGCCATGGGCCTATTAGTTGGACTGAGGAGTAAGAGAGAA AAATGCCAACGGAGACCGATCGTGTTCATTGGACATAGCATGGGTGGTCTAGTAGTCGCAAAAGCGATCACGATTGCAGATTCTCGTCGCGATCTATTTCCCATCATGTTTGAGGCAATCACCGCGTGCATTTTCTTTGGCACTCCATTCAGCG AAAAGGTGGACGTAGCATTTTCATCAAAATTATTAGAGCTCATGAAGCCAGGCGATGAGGAACTGCGACAACTCAAGCATGACTTTATGCGTCTAGTGGGGAAAATCAATCCGAAAATCGACTTGTTCTGTTTCTGGGAAGAGCATCCAACTGACTTTTCTCAAATGGCTGGCCTTCCAAGCCTCTTTGGGCTTACCAAGAATCTTATACCAAAGCAATATGCCGAATTCGTCAACCGGGACTCTGCAACACTCCCTGGGGTTGAAGAGCTTGGTTTGGCCTGCAATCACCGCGATTTGGTAAAGTTTGATGGCCCAAAAGACGATCGATGGACACAAATGGTGCGGGATCCAGTGAAAAAGATCATCCATGGAGCTCAGCTATCCGTTAGGAATCGCTTAAACTCGGTGAGAGACATTGACCGCGCCATGATTAGCGGTATAATGGAAGCACTAGACGGCGCCCAAgttcaaaagaagagaaaaacatTGTCACAATCCTTCACACCTTCGTCATGGATacctcaagaagctgaatACTTGGAGTGGCTGCGATACACAGGAGATGGTGACAAAGAGAAGCCTCCTCAGACGGTGGACTTTTTATATGTCCGTGGTCGCGAAGGCCGAGGCAAAACGAACGCCGCTATGGCTGCCTTGCAGGGCATTGAGAAGCTAATACGCGAGAATGAAGAGAACGATACCGGACAGGGCCCAATTCTCCTTGTGTATTTCTTCTGTGATACGACAACAGACTATTCTACCGCCGAGGATGTCTTGAAGTCCGTGATAAGGCAACTCATCAACCAACAAGAGACGCTCGCACCATACGCGAAGATATTCACtaagaaaaagggaaaagatgatGCGAGTCGGTCACAGCAAGCGCAAATAACTGTTGAAAACATGTGGCAGTCAATTCAAGATATGCTCGCTGATGAATTCATTGGCAGCAGGGTCTATTTCGTGCTCAACAACCTTCATGCTCTGCCCGCCGAATCGGACTCGACCATCAAACTGATGAAGTTTATCGCAGGTGAATTGGAAGCTCTGGGTTCCGTGGGCTCTAGACGTGTCCCGACTCGATGGTTTATTACCAGTAGAGAGTCCCACAATGTTGACGCAGCCCTCAAGGTCGACGGCGTCCGCGTGATTGACTTGGAAGACAGCAGATATGAGAATCAAGTTCAATTGGAGCTGCGTAAACatgccaagaagatgatTACGGCAATTGGAGAGCAAAAACAATACAACAAAGCCCTCGCATACTTCGCCAGCAGTCTGGTAGGCAAGCGCGCCCAAAATACCCAGTGGATCGACATCACATGTATCCAACTAGGGGAGCTTTCCAACACTGAAAGCGACCTCAGAGTTCGAAAGATTCTCGAAAACATGCCTCAAGATTTGAAGACACTACTGGACCACTCCTGGCGCCAAATATTTGAGCTGAATGAGACTCACGTCGAGAAAATCAAGGAAATTTTGCGTGCCTTGGTGTTGACCTATGAAGATCCTACCGAATCAGAGCTTAGTCTGCTCGCAGGGCTGTCATCTACGGATCAGGAAAAGGGCGAGCTGCGCAAGTTGATTGAGCAATGCAAACCGCTTCTATATCTAAAGCGAACGAGTAAAGCTGACtctgttgtttgttttgttaaCATAATTGTAAAGACGCACTTGTCAGAGAATGCCAAGGAACTACTCGGATTGTCCAAGGAGGAAATCAAGTGGCAACATGGTGTGATAGCTCTACGATGCTTCACTCATATCAAGGACACTCTGGATTTCCCCATGCCGGATCCGGTCCCTAAGGAATCAGCGGCCGAAATCTCTGACAAAGATGAACAGCACAATCCtgatcaagaagatgctcaATCTGAAAATGCCAGTGCCGCCGAGCAagtggatgatgaggaagacgaggaggaggaggacggtgacgacgatgacgacgacgacgaataCTCGGACAGCGAAGAAATGtatgaagaggaggacgaagaagacgaagaggaggacgatcCTGAAGCTGAAATGGCCAAAGACAAAGCCTTGGCTTATACTGTTAAGCATTGGCTACACCATGCTAGCAACGCGACTCTGGAGATTGCCGAAGATTTAAGTTTCGAAGATGACTTTTGGAAACCAGATTCTACGATTCGGCGTCGTTGGATGATCGAGTACGCGCGCATGACGACCACATTTGATAACTTCGACTATAAGACGCTAAATGGATTACATGTTGCGGCGGCAATTGGCTTCCGACAACTAGTTGCAGCTCTTATACgcaatggccatgaagcCGAGATCAAAGAGCGAGACTCATTGGTCAATACTCCG CTGCATTTCGCTGCTTATCTAGGCCGGCCCAATATTGTAGAGGAACTGCTTAACCGCGGTGCAGTAATCGACGATGCTGCAGAGATTCACGAACAAACCCCACTGCATATGGCTTCATTCGGCGGACACATCCAAGTCATGAAGAAGTTGCTCTTAAGAGGCGCCGATCCGAACGCTGTTGCAAATGATATTGGGCCAGTTGTCAACGCAGCCATTTCTTCTGGGAGCCGTGAAgctgttgagctgctcgtGGAGCACAATGTGTCACTAACTTTCAAGtcggatgatgaagacgtcCCATGCCCTCTTGCCTTGGCAGCATTGTTGGCCGACTATTCGATGTTTGAGTACTTGATTGAGAGCTATGCAGACAAATTACCTCCTCAAGACTATAGCGCAGCACTTatcgctgctgccgctgccggaAGAATTGAAGTATTCAACAAATTACTCAATTTTGGTCATGAGACAGATGTATTTCAATCCGCTCTAGATTCTGCAGTTGAAGAGTGGAATTGGGACATTGTGAAGTCTCTCTTAGACCACCGCCAAGGCTTAGATGTCAATGGCCTTTTTACCGAGGCTGCAACGTGCAGCGAACCACAGGACAAAATGCTACAGTTGGCTTGGGAATATGCAAACGGTTCCATAACACAGGAAACATTGAGCGACGCCCTCTATAATGCGACCGACAGAGAGAAGGTAACGACTgtgaggctgttgttgcAGAGCTTTGGCGCAAATCCGAACGCCACAGGGGAAGAGTACGGAACAGCTTTAACGGCGGCTGCGTTTGATGGCATTATGGAAATGGTGCAGTTGCTACTGGATGCCGGTGCGGATATCAACGACGAAAATGGCTGGGCATTGCAAACTGCCGCTGCTGAAGGACACTATGAAATTGTCCAAGAGCTCATTAATCGGGGAGCTGAGGTGAACGCATGCACCGAAAATGCCAACTTCGCAGCAGGTACCGCGCTTCAGGGGGCCTGCGAATCGAGTAGATCCGATATTGTATCCTTACTGTTGGAGAAGGGTGCAAATCCAAATCTCGGACTCGGGACAGACTCGCCCCCCATTGTCGCGGCGTGCCAGCGTGGTGAGGCTCAcatcttggagatgctggtcaATGCCAAAGCAGACCTGGATGTGTTTGGAGGATACGACTCCTCAACACCACTCATAAATGCTGCCGCATATCTGCCAAAGGAATCCTTACAGGTGCTGCTCAATGCAGGGGCGGATATCAACTTGCCAGATAATGACGGCGACACTGCTTTGATTGTAGCTGCTGGACGTGGTGATGTGGAGGCTGTGACCTTTCTGCTGGATAACGGGGCTGATATTATGCATTCcagcaagagaaacaagaatgCACTTCAGACAGCCTTTGAAGCCACCCAACAatctgaagatgaggatCAAGATGAGTTTGTTGGCTCTTCAAGCGAACAGTGGCAATGTTTGGGGGTGCTTGTTAACCGCGTTACCGTGCTTCTTGACGCTCTTAAGACGGCTGCAGATTCAGGCAATGTCACCTTGGAGAGCATCATTCGGTCGGCCAACGTGAGCAAACAAGGATTACCTTACGAGGATGAGCATCCAAAGATCTCGGAATTAAATGCTATGCCGGACTCCGCTGTTCAGTTAAATGACGGGGATGATGCTGCAAGCGATCCCCAGCCGAATGAGAACACGAATTCCGAGCCAGCTATAGCCATCGATTCTCAAACGGTTGTAGAGGCAACCGTAGAGACAACCGTGGAGGCGGCCCCAGAGACGGCCTCTCCGGATATTGAACCTTCGACATATCCCGAAGTTTTCAGTGTTTCAGCAGTCGCTGAGGCTACACACGCCCTATTTACGTCTCAAACTCCGGTCCCTATGTCGCCTCCTCAAGCTAACTATGACGCCGCTTCTATTCAGCCAACGAATAGCTGGTCGCCTCATGAACCCTCAGCATTCATCCCAAAGAGGGAATCCATTGCCAGTATTCGTGATGTGTCTGCGCAAATGGCAGTCCCAGCGCCTTTGGAAGTCATTAGAAGAAAACCTGCACCGCAACATGTTCAGAGGGCGGATCCCGGTGCCCATTTCCAAGCCCCAATGCCGCAAGCCGGCATTCCTTACAGCAGCCCATCGCAACAGTCGCCCCCTCCAATGAATAATCCGACAGAGCAATTCACAGCATACCCAGGACAAACAGGCGCTCACCCATACGGACAGTATCACAATATGGAAGTGTACAATAATTCCAACACCAGTGACGCTCAGAACCAGGACACGAAGCGGTATTCCGCATATGATGGTAGCATCCCAGCGCGGTATGGCGGGTACAGTTCTCAGACGGCGCAGCCACCACCAGACAGAGCGCGACAATCGTATCAGGGCCAGGGATACCCGAATTATTACAACCAGCAGCAACGTTATTACGGAAGCAACAGCGATATATCATTTCACAATGAGGGAAGTGGGCAAGAAAAGCCACCCACTACAGAAGAGAGTCGATTTTATTAA
- a CDS encoding fungal cellulose binding domain-containing protein: MARKLSLLALASLISLSVQQNCAALFGQCGGNGWAGPTCCVSGAQCTYVNDFYSQCLASTGGGSTTSRSSTSSSSVSRSSSTSSVSRSSSAGSSPGGGSPTGGASTYTTTDTATVAPHSQSPYPSIAASSCGSWTLVDNVCCPSYCATDDTSEFCTGGCTCATPPSADCKSGTMYPEVHHVTSNETWHYSRSTHFGLTSGGACGFGLYGLCTKGSVTASWTDPMLGSTCDAFCTAYPLLCKDPTGTTLRGNFAAPNGDYYSQFWSSLPGALDNYLSCGECIELIQTKPDGTDYAVGEAGYTDPITLEIVDSCPCSANSKWCCGPGADHCGEIDFKYGCPLPADSIHLDLSDIAMGRLQGNGSLTNGVIPTRYKRVACPKLGNVYIWLRNGGGPYYFALTAVNTNGPGSVTKIEIKGAGTDTWVALEHDPNYTSSRPQERYGSWVIPQGSGPFNLPVGIRLTSPTGEQIVNEQAIKTFTPPATADPNFYYIDIGVQFSQN, translated from the exons ATGGCTCGTAAACTTAGTCTACTGGCTCTTGCAAGCCTTATTTCGCTGTCAGTTCAGCAGAATTGCGCAGCATTATT TGGCCAATGTGGAGGTAATGGATGGGCCGGCCCAACATGCTGCGTTTCTGGCGCCCAGTGCACTTACGTGAACGACTTCTATTCTCAGTGTCTTGCCTCAACT GGTGGCGGCAGTACTACTAGTAGatcatcaacttcatccagCTCAGTCTCGAGATCTTCATCTACCAGCTCAGTTTCCAGATCCTCATCTGCCGGCTCCTCGCCTGGGGGCGGCTCACCAACTGGTGGCGCTTCCACGTATACCACGACCGATACTGCTACGGTTGCTCCTCATTCCCAGTCTCCTTACCCAAGTATTGCTGCCTCTAGCTGCGGGTCCTGGACTCTAGTGGATAATGTTTGCTGTCCATCATATTGTGCCACTGATGACACATCCGAGTTCTGCACGGGTGGCTGCACCTGTGCCACGCCACCTTCGGCGGATTGCAAATCAGGAACTATGTACCCGGAAGTCCACCATGTAACTAGCAATGAGACTTGGCACTACAGT AGATCTACGCATTTCGGCTTGACAAGCGGCGGAGCCTGTGGCTTTGGCCTCTATGGTCTCTGCACCAAAGGCAGTGTTACCGCGAGCTGGACAGATCCTATGTTGGGATCAACTTGTGATGCTTTCTGCACAGCCTACCCCTTACTTTGCAAAGATCCTACGGGCACTACTCTTCGCGGCAACTTTGCAGCACCAAACGGAGATTACTATTCGCAG TTTTGGTCTTCTCTGCCAGGAGCTCTAGATAACTACCTGTCTTGTGGCGAATGCATTGAGCTCATCCAGACAAAACCAGACGGAACCGACTATGCTGTAGGAGAAGCTGGCTACACCGATCCGATCACACTGGAAATAGTAGACAGCTGCCCTTGTAGCGCAAATTCCAAGTGGTGCT GTGGCCCCGGTGCCGATCATTGTGGAGAGATCGATTTTAAATATGGCTGCCCTCTTCCGGCCGACAGCATTCATCTCGATCTCTCGGACATTGCCATGGGCCGCTTGCAGGGCAACGGTTCACTCACTAATGGTGTAATTCCGACTCGATACAAGAGAGTCGCTTGCCCCAAACTTGGAAATGTTTATATATGGCTTCGAAATGGCGGGGGGCCGTACTATTTTGCTCTGACAGCCGTGAATACTAATGGACCCGGATCGGTCACCAAGATTGAGATCAAGGGTGCAGGCACCGATACTTGGGTAGCTTTGGAACATGATCCAAACTACACCAGCAGTCGCCCACAAGAACGATATGGAAGCTGGGTAATTCCACAGGGTTCAGGACCTTTCAATTTGCCTGTTGGAATACGCCTTACCAGCCCAACGGGGGAGCAGATTGTTAATGAACAAGCCATAAAGACATTTACTCCACCAGCGACAGCAGATCCCAACTTCTATTACATCGACATCGGTGTACAGTTTAGTCAAAATTAA